ACCTCTGGATCACCTTCAAATACCGAGATCAAGCAAAGCTCTGATTCTCGGTCACTGATTCTTCGGAACCGCCGTGCTACGGACCCGTATGGCCGGTGGTGTGGGGGCGGGGGGGTCATTCCCCCTCGCTACCCGATTCGGAGGAGTGGTGGTGTGTGCGTCCTGCTGGTTTTCTCTCAGCGTCCATTCGGTTTCCTTTTCAGCGTCTGAGTGGTTTCTCTTCCGCCTCTTCAGAGGATTCTTTCCCTCTCGATTCTTCTCATTCTTTTTCCGAACGTCGAGAGTAGTGACCCGAGCCAAGAGACTCAAGCACAACTCGGCGGCGCATACCTCGGGTTGACTACTCGTCTTGTTAGCTCTTCCTTTCAATAGTAGAATAGTGGCAGGAAAATAAAGTAAAACACACCCCAAAGGAGCCAAGGACTGAAAATGGGGAAAGTTCTGATAATCCATATCCATAGTCGCTTCTTACTCGAATATCTACCTTCACTTCTCGCTCTGCCAATATGAAGCCAGACCAGTAGCACAGCTGAAGAAGCTACATAGAATACCAGGAATCGTCCTTCCCATTCATTTCCGGAAAAAGTGGGAAGGAGCCAAAACCAGAATGGCCACAAAACGTAAACAAAAATCCATGTCATTTCCGTAGCTAACGTGAAGGCTAGGCGACCCGGCCTGAGAGGTCCAGCGATCTGTGGGGTGTCGATTTCACGGGCGCGTTCATCGGGTTGCCTATGCCGTTTTGTTAGCCTTCAGGTGCTCTAAAATGGTCAAAAGGGGTACTGCATTCAAAATAGTATTCTTCTTCTCTGTTTTGGACCAAGTTCCACCGTCTCCAAGAGTAGTTGAAATGCACCCTTGGCGAACCCTTTGGTGCGTCGCCTTCTGCAACTAGAAGTATTGCTGTTGATCTCTCTGCATCAAAGCTATGTAGACGCCTGATCCACCTCTCTGCTTCACAGCCAGAATTGAATTTTTCTGCTGTAATCTCTGTTTTCTTTATCCAGCATCCCATCAATCGATTCTGGAGAACCAGCGAATGAAAATCGGCTCCTCCAAGAGAATCAAAGCGTCTTTCGTAGCGTAAAACTATTCTGGACCGTCTCGACTTGTCGTATAGGACGGAAAAGTTCTCAAGCTGAGCCCCTCTTAGTTTCACGGATCTATCGGCTAACGTGGAGACCAGACAACCAGCCTGTTAGGCTCAGTCGTCCGGTTGATTTTCAGGTTTGGCGGGATGGTTCACTGGTTGTCTGCGTCGTTTGGTTCTGCCCCTCGTAGATCCTAGATTTTATGTCATTTTTTGAAAGTTCGGTGATCCGGAATTCTTTCGGGTTCAATTCTCTTTCTCTTCTTAGGACCAAGAACTCTTCAACGACTTCTCGATCTATCTGGATAGGTCCCGAACCCGCCCAGTGCCGATTCGTTTCATTCTTTTTCACTCCAGATATCCAATACTCTTCGGCAGTCTCTAAATCGTAATAATTTGCACCGATTCCGCCGCCTTTCATCGACTGAAATGCCTGACCGTTGAAGTAGATGGTCCGTCCGCTCTTCGAGAAGGTTCCTTTTCCTATCCATGCGGGCCCATCGTCTGAGAATCCAGACTTGTGCTCAACATACAGTAGTTTCGATTTCATTTTTTCGCAGAACGTCGAGGACAGGCAACACGCCAATGGGGTTCCTAGTCCGGTTGATTTTTAGGATTTTTCGGGATGGTTATCGGGTTGTCCTGCTCCGCTTGGTTCTACTCTTCCTCATTTAGTTCTTTTAGACCTGAAAGGTCTGAGATGCTGATCCCAGCAATCAGCACATTCTCTTTTTCTGAAAGTGAGAGCTTTAATGCGGGAAACTCTTCAATTATTTCCACGTCAGTTATGTGATTCGAAGCAAACCCCAAAACGGATTCTGTGTCATCGTAGGCATACCCGAGAACCACTTTGCTTCCAAGCTTTGACCTGACGTAAGTGGACACGATATCCTGATTCTCATGCTCAACCTTAAAGCTAAATCTCACGACGAAATAATCTTCTGATTTTGAGCAGCCAACCACTGACTTCAGAATCGAAATAACCAAAAGAATTGAGATGAAATCCTTCATTTTTTCGGAGAACGTCGAGAGTAGTGACCCGAGCCAGAGGGCTCAAGCACAAGGCAAGGCGCGGAACTCGGGTTGACTACTCGTCTTGTTCGACCTTCTTTGGGGAGGCATAGTAAATTTTTGTGTCTTTCTCTGGATGTAACGTACGCTCTTGAAGAAAGCCAGATTGCCATATTGAGCCCTCTGCAATATACATGCTTCTTCTACTGGGAACATAGGCAAAACCGTTCTCGTTGGTAACAAAGGGCTCACTCTCGGCAATTTCGCCTACGATCCAATATGGTCTTTTTGAATAATAATAGACTAGTGGAACTCCTTCAGCTGGCATGAGATTTTCGGAATTAAGAACCGTTATTTTCTTGGTGCCCTTTTCTGTTACATGTGTGCAGCTCGCACAAAGAAAGCAAAGCGTAGCTAGAATGGACCAGTTCTGTCTTCTCATTTTCTTTCCGTCGAACGTCGAGGTGTCTCAAGACCGTAGCGCGGAGCGTGGAGGGAATTGAGACCACCGTGTGGTTATACTATGCGTTTAAGAAATGGTCCCGGTTCTCTCGAGCTCGTCGACCAAGACATCAGTTTCTTTCGTTTCCTCTTCTTTTAACAGACTTAATACCGTTTCATTGTTATCACTAGGGACCGAAAGATCTATTCCATGTTCGATCAAAAGCCTGAGCATTTCTCTCGTGTGAGTGCTTGTAGCGGACATATCTGCAACCCAATGTGCAACGTTATAGCCACGGTAAGAATCCTTCTCATGTATATCGTTGCTGGACTCTAAGCATGCTCTTAGTGCTTTTAGATCACCGCAGTAGGCTGCATAGTGCAAGGTAGTCATACCCTTTCTGCCTACTGCGGGACTGAAAAGTGTCGGTCTTTTCTCCGTCATATTGTCGTTTGTATAACGCTGAGATGAGCTACACGGATAAGGCTACTGCGGCATGACTTCTATGCTCTGCTAGAATCATGACGCCGTGGACTTATCCGGGTTAGCTCCATCGGATTGTTCTTTCTTGTTTGGATTTACAATTATATAACCTCCTTCATGATCAATCAGTATCATTTTCTTACTATGTTCAAAAATAATTAATATATCGCTACAGCCATCAATAAACTCCATCTCTTTCGGGTGGGCTAATCTCTTCCTTCCTTCTTCTATTCTCTCAAAAAACCTATTCGATGCACATATGAACGGCTCTTCAAGAGAACAACCTATATCTGGGAATATAAGCACTCTTTTGTTATGTTCTTGTGCTAATGATTTTCCTAAAATCTCTTTAAAACAGCTTACGCTATCTTTCGATTCATCATAAAGTTTTCGTTCCAGAGATTGATCGGAAATCTTCATGAATAAGTATATAGAATCGAGATTAATTTCTTCTGGGTGACTAAAATAGGAATTAGGATAGAACTTCTTAAATAACCTCATCGCTTCATCCCATGATTTAGTATTCCAGTTAGTTTTCATTTTAAAGAACGTCGAGCTCACGGACGGCTGTAAGCCGTTCTGTGAAGCGATTTGTTCGAATTCATTTTCTGATTAGTGAAAAACTACCTTCGGCAATAATGACCGAGTTCATCATTAACACTGCCTTACCTTTTAATCTATCGGAATTTTTCTTGAAACCCTCTGAATCGGATTCAATTTTTCCGATGAAATGATATGAAACCACATATTTTTCCGGGAATGGAGACCCGCCAACCGCATCTCGTCCAAAGTGACTCGAATATCCAACTACATCTTCACCGCCGCTGAAGTGAATCCTCCAAACTCCATACTCCCAGCTTTCCTTTTCTTCCTTCACTGCAATAAACTCAGCACTTCCGGTAGGGTTGTGATTTGAAGGTGTCATCTCGCCTGTGCATGAGAGCTTTAGTTTGCTTTGAATAATTGATTCACGCCACTCAACACTGTCAGCTCGGTGATCAGTGTGTTTCTTGTTTCTGATTTCTTCAAAGTCGTCGTTGAGTTTGAGATCTATCGATATGTCGTACTCCCCTGGAGTAAAAACGGTGAACGGCGTACCGGCGAACACACCACTTGAGATAATACAGGATAGGATTAGCAGTAAGTGATGTTTCATTTCTTCGAACGGTGAGGACAGGCAACCCGCCAAGGGGGTTCCTAGTCCGTGCGGTTTTTAGGATTTTTCGGGATGGTTATCGGGTTGCCCTGCTCCGTCTTGTTCTACTCGGGGTTATTAGGCCTATGGGCATCGATCAGTTTTATTCGCTTGAGGATATTCGTCTTCTCTAAATTTGTTCTGTTTTGGTGCGACATGCAGAAACTCCTCTGATGAAGAGGAAAAAGGCCAACGCAAAAGACGGAGGGATAGCCGCAAGAACGATCAGCCAACCGAAGAATCCTCCGAAGCCGAGAGAGAAGGGAATCAAGAAATAAAGAACTCCAAGAATGCCTACGGCCATGAATATCTGTAGAATTCCGCAAACTTTCATTTTCTATGGTAGAACTATTAGTATAAACGATTTTTTTCACCTATGGTGATGGCAAAGTTATAGGAGTTAGCCTGTTTTGGAAAGAAGATTTAACTCTATCAGAATCTAGAAGTTCAGCTATTGGAGGCAATTACGGCCATTTGAGCTGCTTAAAGGGGAATCAGTGTTGGCAGATTGATGTCGTATAATTTTATTGAAAAACCATAGTTGGTTTCACTTGGCTGATATACGACATGCACGAATGGGTTCGAAAGCACTTAAAGGACTACAAAGAGGCTCCTCTTGAGGAGAGGCGGCGCTGGTGGATCACACTGAAGTGGTATTTTGGTTATTGCTCTAAGAAGGAACTGGGTGATCCCACAAATCGCGAAAATGGACTAATATTCTGGCGTGATGCCGTGATGTCTTCTGAACCCGAGGAGTGGCAAAGGGATCAATGGGGGGCCGCCATGAAGTGGTACTTCGAGGAGTTGATTGCCAAGGATCGAGCTGGACCGGCGATGCGGTCGGCGTTACGTCGCCGCCATGTAGCCTATGCTACGGAGAAATCCTACATGAGCTGGCTCAGACGGTTTGAAGCATTTCTTTACCCCAAGACTGCGATAGAGGCAGACGCTACAGAGGTCGTCCAGTTCCTCAGCCATTTGGCCGAGAAAGAAGAGATTTCACCTTCTGGGCAGAACCAGTGTTTCAATGCGCTTCTCTTCTTTTTTCGACATGTCCTCAATCAATCAGAGGTGAACTTTCACGGGGCTACGAGGGCTACGAAACGGCAAAGAGTTCCAGTGGTGCTCTCCAAACCAGAGGTGACTCGTCTACTCGAATTGCTTCCAACCAGATTTCGATTGATGGGGCGACTGCAGTATGGCACGGGCCTGCGAATCAACGAGCTGCTCCGTCTGCGCGTAAAGGATTTGGATTTTGATCGCGGTCAGATAGTTATTCGCGGAGGAAAGGGCGATAAGGATCGCGTGACGGTATTGCCAGGTTCGTTAGTCGAGCCCCTTCAACTACAGGTAGAACAGGTGAGGAAACTCCACGGGGAGGACGTAGCCAACGGTTTCGCGGGGGCGAGCATGAGTGACGCGCTGAGTCGCAAATTCAAGATCGCACGGTCGGAGCTGAGCTGGCAGTACCTATTCCCCCATAGCCGCCTCGGAAAGGACCCGAGAACAGGGGATCTTCTTCGCCACCACGCTCTCGGAAACTCTTACCAAACTGCGGTTCGGGAAGCGGCTAGAAAGGCTGGAATCGAGAAAAGGGTAACTCCTCACGTGCTGCGTCACAGTTTTGCGACTCACATGCTGGAAGGTGGTGCGGATATTCGCACCGTTCAGGACCTGTTGGGCCATGCTTCGGTAGAAACAACCCAGATCTACACCCACGTGATGAAGAAGCCGTTTGGGATCGTGAGTCCGTTGGACGCCCTGTAGATTTACCGTACTGGCGAGGCGTACTCAGCTGTTTCGGTAGTAGAGTTGGGATAGCTCTTTCAGGTAGGCAGCGCTTTCTTTTCTCACTTGATCCAGCATGTCGGGAGAGGCCCGCCAGGTCCAATTGCCTTCGGCGGTGCCGGGGCGGTTGAAGCGGGCTTCGGTGCCGAGCGACAGGAGGTCCTGGAAGGGGATGACAAAGACTTGCGCGACGGAGGCGTAGCCCGCCCGGATGAGATCCCAGGAAATTTCGTCCCCGGAAACCCTGAGGTAACGGCGGACGTAATCGCGGACCTTCTCATTCTCGCTGGCATACCAGCCAACGGTCGTATCGTTGTCGTGGGAGCCGGGGTAGAGGACGGTCTTTGGCTGAAGATTGTGTGGGAGATACTGGTTGGAGGGATTGTCGAAAGCGAAATGGAGGACCGACATGCCGGGTAGTCCGGTCGCTTCCCGAATCGCGTCGACTTCCGGAGTGATGACCCCGAGGTCTTCGAGGATTACCTTGGCGTCAGGAAAGTGCTTTTGAAGCTCTTTGAAGAAGGGAAGACCCGGACCCTTCTCCCACTTGCCCTTGCGGGCGTCTTTCGCTGTCGCCGGAATGCTGTAGGCGGCTTCGAAACCCCGAAAGTGATCGATTCGCACCCAGTCGAAGAGTTCAAAGTTCAGTTTGAACCGATCCATCCACCAGCCGAAGGAATCTTCTTTGAGGGCTTTCCAATTGTAGAGCGGGTTGCCCCAGAGTTGACCGGTTTCCGAAAAGTAATCGGGCGGTACTCCGGCTACCGCTTTGGGCCGAAGCTTTTCGTCGAGTCGAAAGTAAGAGGGGTGTTGCCAGACGTCCGCCCCATCCAGCGCCACAAAGATCGGGATGTCACCCACCAGCTCGATCCTTTTGTTCTCTGCATAGCTTTTCAGCCGCTTCCATTGGGAAAAGAAGAGGTATTGGACAAACGTATGCTCGTCTACGCCCGCATGGACGGAGGGATCGAGGTCCTGCTCGGTCGCCCGTTCGTAGGAACGGTAGGTTTCCGGCCAATCGAACCATGGGCGATAGTCAAAGTATTCTTTCAGGGCACGGAATAAAGCGTAAGGCTGTAACCAGCCGGATTGCTTCTCCGCAAAATCCCGGAGCGGTCCGTAATAGTCTTCCACTTTCTCGCGAACCGTAGCGAACCGCTCCGATGCCAAGTGGAGCAGCCTGGGGCGCAGATGCCAGAGAGCCCCGTAATCCACGGCACATCCGGGAGGGGTCCTGGAGGGTTCGACTTCGTCTTCGTAAAGGAGCCCGAGGCGGACGAGCTCATCCAGATCGATCAGGTAGGGATTTCCGGCAAACGCGGAGAGGCATTGGTAGGGAGAGTCCCCGAAACTGGTCGGCCCGAGAGGGCAGGTTTGCCAGAGGGAGAATCCTGCCTCCTGCAGGAAATCAACAAAGCGGTAGGCTTCTCCACCGAGGGTGCCGATGCCGGTATCTCCCGGCAGTGACGTGGGATGTAGAAGGACACCACTCTTGCGATGGTCCGGCCAAGCGAAAAGCGGAGTCCTCCCGGAAGCCCGCGGTTTACTCGACCTCGTAGGGCTCAAGATTTCTTTCTACCCGGCGGCCACGAATCCTCACGAAGCTGGGCAGCCCTTCTTCGTAATCCGGCGAACTTTCCCCTTGGATAAGCGGCTGGGCATACTTGATGAACTGGTGGTTCATGCTGACGCCGTTTTCGTTGATCCAGTCTTCGGGCAGTTTTTTCACGCCATTGGCCACCTCGGAAAGTGGCGCGAGACCAGTCACGCATTCGTAGGTTTCTTTTTCGGCGCGGAGGAGCGTCACCATTTTCCCGCTCTCGCCTCCGACGGCTGCCTCGACCGCAGCCCGTCCGGCGAGGAAGGCTTCTTCGTTGTCGGCTTCCGATGCGCAGTGAGCCCCGGCTCGCTGGGCGTGCCCGAGCTTGGCGGCGCGGGAGCGAAGGCCAAACTGCTCTTCGATGAGATTGCGGAGATACTCGCCGACGCCTCCAAGCTGGGCGTGGCCAAAGGCGTCCGTCGATCCGCCGGAAGTGGTCAGGTAGTTTCCGTCTTCATCGACCAGTCCTTCACTGGCGACGATGAGACAATAGCGCTCTTTCTGAAGGATCCGTTGGATGTCCTCCATAAGCTTTTGCTGGGAAAGCGGCACTTCAGGGAGAAGAATGATGTGAGGAGGATCGTCGGGACGGTCCTTTCTCTTGACGAGAGAAGTACCAGCGGCGAGCCATCCGGCGTTGCGTCCCATGACTTCCAGAATCCCCACGTAATCGTGGTTGCCCATGGAGCGCGCGTCGCAGGCCATTTCCTGGACGGTGGTGCACAGGTATTTAACCGCACTGCCATACCCTGGGCAATGGTCGGTGGCGACGAGGTCGTTGTCGACGGTCTTGGGGATTCCGATTACGCGTAGGTCGTAGCCCCGCTCGGTGGCGAGAGCGGCGATGCGATCTGCGGAGTCCTGCGAGTCATTTCCACCAATGTAGAAAAAATAGCGGATGTTGTGGGTCTCAAAAACCTGAAGAATTCGCTCAAAATCCTCCTGCTTGCGCAACTTGTAGCGGCAGGTGCCCAAGGCGGATGCAGGAGTCGTGCGAAGCCCGCGGATGACCTGTTGCGACTCTTCTGCCAGATCGATCAAATCTTCCTGGAGGATCCCAATGACGCCGTTGCGGGCACCGTAGATCTCCTCGATACAGGGGTGGTTAAGAGCCTCGCTAATCGCACCAGCCAAGCTGGAATTGATGACCGCTGTTGGGCCACCTGACTGAGCAATCAGACAATTTCCGTTTAGTTCTTCTGCCATAATGTAATTTGGGTAAACGGTGAGGTTGGAAGGGTAGGGCAGGCATTACAAATCAAAAGAAGGGTTCAAAGATACGGAAGGGTACGATTCTCATCGCCTGCGGTGAAAATTCATCCTAGCATTCCGTAGCTGTGCGGGAGAAGAGTGCCTTGAGGGATTTTGGGAGGGTCCGACTCCGCTCGGACCGTGGGTGCGTTGATCGATATGCCTGTCATAGTTCAGTGGGCGCTCTTCTTTGCAAACGGCACGGACAAGGCGGAGCTTGTCCCTCCCGCTTATTCCTACGGTAGTCAGAGTTTTTCGTTGCTAGAACCTTTTGGGAGGGATGGGCTCCGCCCCGTCCGGGGGTTGTTAGTCAGGTGGCCTATCTTGCTACGCCTATGAGTGGGGTTCTTCTGCAGGTTCTTTCGCGGACAAGGCGGAGCTTGTCCCTCCCGGCTGGCACCGAAAAACGACCTTTCCGCTTCTTCGTGAAAAGGCTATCTACTGAAAGAATTGGCATGGCCGATGCTTTCAAGCTCTCAATCAATCGTGCAGGATTGAGTATCAGGGACTTGAATCCCTTGTTTTGGCCCGGTGTTTAGGGGTTTTCACCGGGCCCTTTCGTTTGGTCTTTCTTAGGGATCCGGTAGTAAACTAAATCGCGGCTCTGTTTTTCAGAAACGCCCGGCTTGCCGGCCTTGTAGTGAGCCTGCCGAACTAAGCCCGCGGTCTACCG
This window of the Verrucomicrobiota bacterium genome carries:
- a CDS encoding integron integrase, translated to MHEWVRKHLKDYKEAPLEERRRWWITLKWYFGYCSKKELGDPTNRENGLIFWRDAVMSSEPEEWQRDQWGAAMKWYFEELIAKDRAGPAMRSALRRRHVAYATEKSYMSWLRRFEAFLYPKTAIEADATEVVQFLSHLAEKEEISPSGQNQCFNALLFFFRHVLNQSEVNFHGATRATKRQRVPVVLSKPEVTRLLELLPTRFRLMGRLQYGTGLRINELLRLRVKDLDFDRGQIVIRGGKGDKDRVTVLPGSLVEPLQLQVEQVRKLHGEDVANGFAGASMSDALSRKFKIARSELSWQYLFPHSRLGKDPRTGDLLRHHALGNSYQTAVREAARKAGIEKRVTPHVLRHSFATHMLEGGADIRTVQDLLGHASVETTQIYTHVMKKPFGIVSPLDAL
- the malQ gene encoding 4-alpha-glucanotransferase — encoded protein: MSPTRSSKPRASGRTPLFAWPDHRKSGVLLHPTSLPGDTGIGTLGGEAYRFVDFLQEAGFSLWQTCPLGPTSFGDSPYQCLSAFAGNPYLIDLDELVRLGLLYEDEVEPSRTPPGCAVDYGALWHLRPRLLHLASERFATVREKVEDYYGPLRDFAEKQSGWLQPYALFRALKEYFDYRPWFDWPETYRSYERATEQDLDPSVHAGVDEHTFVQYLFFSQWKRLKSYAENKRIELVGDIPIFVALDGADVWQHPSYFRLDEKLRPKAVAGVPPDYFSETGQLWGNPLYNWKALKEDSFGWWMDRFKLNFELFDWVRIDHFRGFEAAYSIPATAKDARKGKWEKGPGLPFFKELQKHFPDAKVILEDLGVITPEVDAIREATGLPGMSVLHFAFDNPSNQYLPHNLQPKTVLYPGSHDNDTTVGWYASENEKVRDYVRRYLRVSGDEISWDLIRAGYASVAQVFVIPFQDLLSLGTEARFNRPGTAEGNWTWRASPDMLDQVRKESAAYLKELSQLYYRNS
- a CDS encoding 6-phosphofructokinase → MAEELNGNCLIAQSGGPTAVINSSLAGAISEALNHPCIEEIYGARNGVIGILQEDLIDLAEESQQVIRGLRTTPASALGTCRYKLRKQEDFERILQVFETHNIRYFFYIGGNDSQDSADRIAALATERGYDLRVIGIPKTVDNDLVATDHCPGYGSAVKYLCTTVQEMACDARSMGNHDYVGILEVMGRNAGWLAAGTSLVKRKDRPDDPPHIILLPEVPLSQQKLMEDIQRILQKERYCLIVASEGLVDEDGNYLTTSGGSTDAFGHAQLGGVGEYLRNLIEEQFGLRSRAAKLGHAQRAGAHCASEADNEEAFLAGRAAVEAAVGGESGKMVTLLRAEKETYECVTGLAPLSEVANGVKKLPEDWINENGVSMNHQFIKYAQPLIQGESSPDYEEGLPSFVRIRGRRVERNLEPYEVE